The genomic segment GCAGGTACTCCCGGAGGTTCACGGGGTGGGGATCAGCTCCTCGGTGCGTTCCCAGAGGGCGCGGGCCAGCCCGGGGTCCGCAGCCTGGCTGTTGACCGGTTTGGCGGGCCGGCTCTGCACGTAGTACGCACCGGACTGCCAGGTCTCGCCGGGCGTGCCGGCGGCGAGGAAGGTGAGCCGGGCACCGCCCTTGTCCGGGCTGACCAGGAACAGCTTCATCAGCGGCAGCTGGTAGCTGTAGCGCACCAGCGCCGAGGCGCCGGCACCGAAGTTGCTCGCGACCGCGCCGGGGTGGAACGCGGCGGCGGACAGGCCCTGCTCGTGGTAGCGGCGGTGCAGTTCGTTGCTGAACAGGATGTTGGCCAGCTTGCTGTCGCTGTACGTTCGGGCCTCGCCGCGCCTGCCCGCGGTGCCGAACTCGGCGACGTCGATGCGGCCGCCCCGGGCCATCGCGCTGGAGGTCTGCACGACAGCGGCGTTCGAGGCGATCAGCCGGTCCAGCAACAGCGTGGTGAGCAGGAACGGCGACAGGTGGTTGATCTGCAGGGTGTAGTCGAAGCCGTCCGGGCTGGTCTGCGGGCGGAACATGCCGCCGGCGTTGTTGGCCAGCACGTCGATCCGCGGGTAGGCGTCGAGCAGCTCCCGCGCCAGCCGGCGCACCTGGTCGAACTCGACGAAGTCGGCCAGGTGGTAGGGACGCCCCAGCTCCTCGGCGAGCCGCTCGGTCTTGTCCGGTGAGCGCCCGACCAAGACGACGTCGTGACCCTGCGCGGTGAGTTGCCGGGCGGCGGCGGCGCCGATCCCGTCGCTGGCCCCGGTGATGACGATGGTCCGCTGCTCGGCCATGAGCCCTCTTCCTGACTGCCAGAAGGTCGTACCGTGAGAGGAACGTGGCGGCGGAGGTCGGTCCGCTGCGTTCAGGGCCTGCCTCGAAGGCCCCGCTGACCATCATGGAC from the Actinocatenispora thailandica genome contains:
- a CDS encoding SDR family NAD(P)-dependent oxidoreductase is translated as MAEQRTIVITGASDGIGAAAARQLTAQGHDVVLVGRSPDKTERLAEELGRPYHLADFVEFDQVRRLARELLDAYPRIDVLANNAGGMFRPQTSPDGFDYTLQINHLSPFLLTTLLLDRLIASNAAVVQTSSAMARGGRIDVAEFGTAGRRGEARTYSDSKLANILFSNELHRRYHEQGLSAAAFHPGAVASNFGAGASALVRYSYQLPLMKLFLVSPDKGGARLTFLAAGTPGETWQSGAYYVQSRPAKPVNSQAADPGLARALWERTEELIPTP